One Nymphaea colorata isolate Beijing-Zhang1983 chromosome 12, ASM883128v2, whole genome shotgun sequence genomic window, CAGGGCACGTTGGAGCTGTCGATGATGGTGGCGGCATACATCCGCCGCCACTACCATCGCAGTTGCTGCCACCACCGCCACTCCCCCCACCACCATAGGGTGGATTGCTTGGATACcaaccaccaccaccgccgGGCTGACAGTGACTTGGTGGAAGCGTCTTACGGTTGTGGCCGTGGCATGGGTCGGGGTCTGAACATGAACTACACCCTAGTGCTGGGAAGGCTGAAGATACCAGAACCATGCAAATGAAGAGAGAAGCAGTCATTTTTCGAGTCCCCATCTTCTGGGCTTCTCCGAGGCGCTTCATTGCACTCCCAACTGGTTTTTATAGACAGTGAAATGCATAAACTATTCAAAAG contains:
- the LOC116266184 gene encoding 36.4 kDa proline-rich protein-like; translation: MKRLGEAQKMGTRKMTASLFICMVLVSSAFPALGCSSCSDPDPCHGHNRKTLPPSHCQPGGGGGWYPSNPPYGGGGSGGGGSNCDGSGGGCMPPPSSTAPTCPVNALKLGACVDVLGGLVHVGLGDPAENACCPLLQGLVELEAAACLCTTLRLKVLNLNIYLPLALQLLITCGKTPPPGFICPP